A stretch of Brassica rapa cultivar Chiifu-401-42 chromosome A08, CAAS_Brap_v3.01, whole genome shotgun sequence DNA encodes these proteins:
- the LOC103836561 gene encoding probable pectate lyase 1, whose protein sequence is MTAVLTSLLRVVFFFFGLSIFYKFQARTLTVFYNSHSALILSDNDKHSALMTVLPTWILAMMCLFFFVGAMENKTHDKISSLSRSDEIEWNRHAVTNPDEVADEVLALVEMSARNHTERRKLGYFTCGTGNPIDDCWRCDRNWHKNRKRLADCGIGFGRNAIGGRDGRFYVVTDPSDHDAVNPRPGTLRHAVIQDRPLWIVFKRDMVIQLKQELIVNSFKTIDGRGANVHIANGGCITIQFVTNVIVHGLHIHDCRPTGNAMVRSSETHFGWRTMADGDAISIFESSHVWIDHNSLSHCADGLVDAVMGSTAITISNNHMTHHNEVMLLGHSDSYTKDRAMQVTIAYNHFGVGLIQRMPRCRHGYFHVVNNDYTHWEMYAIGGSANPTINSQGNRYAAPKNPFAKEVTKRVDTPASHWKGWNWRSEGDLLQNGAYFTSSGAAASGSYARASSLAAKSSSLVATITSEAGALPCRRGRQCSS, encoded by the exons ATGACGGCCGTCTTAACGTCTCTTTTGCGTgtcgtcttctttttttttggcctCTCCATATTCTATAAATTCCAAGCTCGTACACTCACTGTCTTTTATAACTCTCACTCCGCTCTAATTCTTTCGGACAACGACAAACACTCTGCTCTAATGACGGTTCTTCCGACATGGATTTTAGCTATGATGTGTCTATTCTTCTTCGTCGGAGCAATGGAGAACAAAACACACGACAAGATCTCATCTCTCTCCAG ATCGGACGAAATCGAATGGAACAGACACGCAGTGACGAATCCAGATGAAGTAGCGGACGAAGTTCTCGCCTTGGTTGAAAT GAGTGCAAGAAACCATACCGAGAGGAGGAAGCTAGGTTACTTTACTTGCGGAACAGGCAACCCCATCGACGATTGCTGGCGGTGCGATCGCAACTGGCACAAGAACCGCAAACGCCTAGCGGACTGCGGCATCGGTTTTGGAAGAAACGCTATCGGTGGTCGCGACGGGCGTTTCTACGTAGTCACTGACCCAAGTGACCACGACGCTGTCAACCCTAGACCGGGGACATTACGTCACGCCGTGATCCAAGACCGACCGCTATGGATCGTTTTCAAACGTGACATGGTCATTCAGCTAAAACAAGAGCTCATTGTCAACAGCTTCAAAACCATCGACGGACGCGGAGCAAACGTTCACATCGCTAACGGCGGTTGCATAACGATTCAGTTTGTGACGAACGTTATAGTCCATGGATTGCATATTCATGACTGTAGACCGACCGGTAACGCTATGGTGCGAAGCTCGGAGACGCATTTTGGGTGGAGGACGATGGCGGATGGTGACGCGATTTCGATCTTTGAGTCGAGTCATGTTTGGATTGATCACAACTCGTTGTCTCATTGTGCTGATGGGCTAGTGGATGCAGTCATGGGCTCGACGGCCATTACCATCTCTAACAACCACATGACTCATCACAATGAGGTTATGCTGCTCGGACATAGTGATTCTTATACGAAGGATAGAGCTATGCAAGTTACCATTGCATATAACCATTTTGGGGTCGGACTTATTCAAAGAATGCCAAG GTGTCGACACGGTTATTTCCATGTCGTGAACAATGACTACACTCACTGGGAGATGTACGCGATTGGTGGAAGCGCAAACCCGACAATCAACAGTCAAGGAAACCGCTACGCCGCTCCTAAAAATCCTTTTGCTAAAGAG GTGACGAAGAGAGTGGACACACCAGCTAGTCATTGGAAAGGATGGAACTGGAGATCGGAAGGAGATTTGCTTCAGAACGGAGCTTACTTCACTTCTTCAGGAGCCGCTGCATCTGGTAGCTACGCACGTGCCTCTAGCCTCGCCGCTAAATCTTCTTCATTGGTTGCAACCATTACTTCTGAGGCCGGAGCTCTACCTTGTCGTAGAGGACGTCAATGTTCCTCTTAG
- the LOC103836559 gene encoding nucleolar GTP-binding protein 1 yields MVQYNFKKITVVPNGKDFIDIILSRTQRQTPTVVHKGYKINRLRQFYMRKVKYTQTNFHEKLSTIIEEFPRLDQIHPFYGDLLHVLYNKDHYKLALGQVNTARNLISKIAKDYVKLLKYGDSLYRCKCLKVAALGRMCTVLKRITPSLAYLEQIRQHMARLPSIDPNTRTVLICGYPNVGKSSFMNKVTRADVDVQPYAFTTKSLFVGHTDYKYLRYQVIDTPGILDRPFEDRNIIEMCSITALAHLRAAVLFFLDISGSCGYTIAQQAALFHSIKSLFMNKPLVIVCNKTDLMPMENISEDDKKLIDEMKAEAMKTAMGASEEAVLLKMSTLTEEGVMSVKNAACERLLDQRVEAKMKSKKINDHLNRFHVAIPKPRDNIERPHSIPQVVLEAKAKEAAEKEKRKTEKDLEEENGGAGVYSASLRKHYILEHDEWKEDIIPEILDGHNVADFLDPDILLRLEELEREEAIRQADGEEEDFEMDGEELTDEQKEQLAKIRNKKAVLIREHRLKKTVAQNRSTVPRKFDKDNKYTTKRMGRELSSLGLDPSAAVDRARSKSRGRKRDRSEDAMDVDDEQEGNKKMRVRSKSRSMSISRSQSRPPAHEVVPGDGFKDSTQKKAALKISNSSHKKRDKNARRGEADRVIPTLRPKHLFSGKRGKGKTDRR; encoded by the coding sequence ATGGTGCAATACAATTTCAAGAAGATCACAGTCGTTCCCAATGGGAAAGACTTCATCGACATCATCCTCTCACGTACCCAGCGTCAGACCCCAACCGTTGTCCACAAGGGCTACAAAATCAACCGCCTCCGCCAATTCTACATGCGCAAAGTCAAGTACACTCAGACCAACTTCCACGAGAAGCTCTCCACCATCATCGAAGAGTTCCCTCGCCTCGACCAGATCCACCCTTTCTACGGCGACCTCCTCCACGTCCTCTACAACAAGGATCACTACAAGCTCGCTCTTGGACAAGTCAACACCGCTAGAAACTTGATCAGCAAGATTGCTAAAGACTACGTGAAGCTCCTCAAGTATGGTGACTCTCTGTACCGTTGCAAGTGTCTGAAAGTGGCTGCTCTTGGTCGTATGTGTACTGTGTTGAAGAGGATCACTCCTAGTTTGGCTTACTTGGAGCAGATCAGGCAGCACATGGCGAGGCTTCCTTCTATTGATCCCAACACTAGGACGGTCTTGATCTGTGGTTATCCTAATGTGGGGAAGAGTTCTTTCATGAACAAAGTGACCAGAGCTGATGTTGATGTCCAGCCTTATGCTTTCACCACTAAGTCGTTGTTCGTTGGTCATACTGATTACAAGTACTTGAGGTATCAGGTCATTGACACTCCCGGGATCTTGGACAGGCCGTTTGAGGATCGGAACATCATTGAGATGTGTAGTATCACTGCCTTGGCGCATCTCAGAGCTGCTGTGTTGTTCTTTCTGGATATCTCAGGGTCGTGCGGCTACACTATCGCTCAGCAGGCTGCGCTTTTCCATAGTATAAAGTCTTTGTTCATGAACAAGCCTTTGGTGATTGTCTGCAACAAGACTGATCTGATGCCTATGGAGAATATTTCTGAAGATGATAAGAAGCTTATTGACGAGATGAAAGCTGAAGCGATGAAGACTGCGATGGGAGCAAGCGAGGAAGCTGTTCTGTTGAAGATGAGTACTCTTACGGAAGAGGGGGTTATGTCTGTGAAGAACGCTGCTTGTGAGAGGCTGTTGGATCAGAGGGTGGAGGCCAAGATGAAGTCCAAGAAGATCAACGACCACTTGAACAGGTTCCACGTGGCGATCCCCAAGCCGAGGGATAACATAGAGAGACCCCATAGCATACCTCAGGTGGTTCTTGAGGCTAAGGCTAAGGAAGCTGCTGAGAAGGAGAAGCGTAAGACTGAGAAGGATCTGGAGGAGGAGAACGGTGGAGCTGGAGTTTACTCCGCTAGCTTGAGGAAGCATTACATCTTGGAGCACGATGAGTGGAAGGAGGACATCATCCCTGAGATTCTCGACGGTCACAACGTTGCTGACTTCCTTGATCCGGACATTCTGCTGAGGCTTGAGGAGCTGGAGCGTGAGGAAGCGATCAGACAAGCTGATGGCGAGGAAGAAGATTTCGAGATGGATGGCGAGGAGCTTACCGATGAGCAGAAGGAGCAGCTTGCTAAGATTAGAAACAAGAAAGCTGTGCTCATTCGAGAGCACAGGCTCAAGAAGACGGTTGCTCAGAACAGATCAACCGTTCCTAGGAAGTTTGATAAAGACAATAAGTACACGACCAAGAGAATGGGGAGGGAGCTGTCTTCTCTGGGGCTTGATCCGTCTGCTGCAGTGGACCGTGCGAGAAGCAAGTCGAGAGGGAGGAAGAGGGACCGTTCGGAGGATGCGATGGACGTGGATGATGAGCAAGAGGGGAACAAGAAGATGCGCGTGAGGTCGAAGTCGAGGTCTATGTCGATATCGAGGTCGCAGTCTAGGCCGCCTGCTCATGAGGTTGTGCCTGGTGATGGGTTCAAGGACTCTACTCAGAAGAAGGCGGCGCTTAAGATTAGCAACAGCTCTCACAAGAAGAGAGACAAGAATGCGAGACGTGGTGAGGCTGATAGAGTTATACCGACTCTGAGGCCGAAACATTTGTTCTCAGGGAAGAGAGGGAAAGGAAAAACAGACAGGCGTTGA
- the LOC103836560 gene encoding probable voltage-gated potassium channel subunit beta, protein MQYKNLGRSGLKVSTLSFGAWVTFGNQLDVKEAKSILQCCRDHGVNFFDNAEVYANGRAEEIMGQAIRELGWRRSDVVVSTKIFWGGPGPNDKGLSRKHIVEGTKASLKRLDMEYVDVLYCHRPDASTPIEETVRAMNYVIDKGWAFYWGTSEWSAQQITEAWGAAERLDLVGPIVEQPEYNMFARHKVESEFLPLYTNHGIGLTTWSPLASGVLTGKYNKGAIPSDSRFALENYKNLANRSLVDDVLRKVSGLKPIADELGVTLAQLAIAWCASNPNVSSVITGATRESQIQENMKAVDVIPLLTPHVLDKIEQVIQSKPKRPESYR, encoded by the exons ATGCAGTACAAGAACTTGGGGAGATCTGGTCTGAAGGTGAGCACGCTCTCTTTCGGAGCTTGGGTTACTTTCGGCAACCAGCTCGATGTGAAAGAAGCCAAGTCGATTCTCCAGTGTTGCCGTGACCACGGAGTCAACTTCTTCGACAACGCCGAGGTTTACGCCAATGGTCGAGCCGAGGAGATTATGGGCCAGGCGATCCGTGAGCTGGGTTGGCGCAGATCCGACGTCGTCGTCTCGACCAAGATCTTCTGGGGTGGTCCTGGTCCTAACGACAAAGGTTTGTCGAGGAAACATATCGTTGAGGGAACCAAAGCTTCTCTCAAAAGACTCGATATGGAATATGTCGATGTGCTCTATTGTCACAG GCCGGATGCTTCAACACCTATAGAAGAGACAGTGAGGGCAATGAACTACGTGATTGATAAAGGTTGGGCATTCTACTGGGGAACTAGTGAATGGTCAGCTCAACAAATCACGGAGGCTTGGGGAGCTGCTGAGAGGTTGGATCTGGTCGGTCCAATCGTCGAACAGCCTGAATACAACATGTTCGCTAGGCACAAG GTTGAGTCAGAGTTTCTTCCTCTGTACACAAACCATGGCATAGGTCTCACTACTTGGAGTCCACTTGCATCTGGTGTGCTCACTGGTAAATACAACAAGGGAGCTATTCCTTCGGACAGCCGATTCGCATTGGAGAACTACAAA AACCTTGCCAATAGATCACTTGTGGATGATGTTCTGAGGAAAGTCAGCGGTCTCAAGCCTATTGCAGATGAGCTAGGTGTAACCTTGGCTCAGCTTGCAATCGCATGGTGTGCTTCAAATCCTAATGTGTCATCTGTTATCACCGGTGCCACGAGGGAGTCACAG ATTCAAGAGAACATGAAGGCTGTTGATGTGATCCCATTGTTGACACCACATGTTCTGGACAAGATCGAGCAAGTGATACAGAGCAAACCTAAACGTCCAGAATCATACCGTTAA